The following are encoded together in the Argopecten irradians isolate NY chromosome 5, Ai_NY, whole genome shotgun sequence genome:
- the LOC138322688 gene encoding hairy and enhancer of split-related protein helt-like: protein MAPKELKITDQTSHKVIEKRRRDRINACLSELSQTVPAAFSKQNSGKLEKAEILEMTVEYLRAVQTTEIGTRFDHGEWFSSDVWADFVHHYQAGYDDCVREIVRYMTDVEGLQANDERCMRIISYLQTRFRADASVSGGSAYRDVLQRLTSLVKSRAPHPADRQYRHAPYIIPTRDVTKTTHGLLTSMFSVNLSDDTNIHSSPARLPTPILTRTTGSDTRNHSSLPYFREK from the exons ATGGCACCAAAAGAACTGAAAATCACG GACCAAACATCCCACAAGGTAATAGAGAAACGGAGAAGGGACAGAATTAATGCCTGTTTGTCCGAACTTAGCCAGACAGTGCCCGCAGCCTTCTCCAAACAG AACTCTGGTAAACTGGAAAAAGCTGAGATTCTGGAAATGACTGTAGAATATTTGCGGGCGGTCCAGACTACGGAGATAGGCACCCGGTTTGACCACG GTGAGTGGTTCAGTTCGGATGTTTGGGCAGACTTTGTCCACCATTATCAGGCCGGCTATGATGATTGCGTACGAGAAATCGTCCGTTACATGACAGACGTAGAAGGTCTCCAAGCCAATGACGAACGCTGCATGCGCATCATATCGTATCTACAGACACGGTTCCGGGCAGACGCCTCAGTCAGTGGGGGGTCTGCATACCGTGACGTTTTACAGCGACTGACGTCACTGGTCAAGTCACGAGCGCCACATCCCGCGGACAGACAGTACAGACACGCTCCATATATAATACCCACAAGAGATGTCACAAAAACAACACATGGACTACTTACCAGCATGTTCAGCGTCAATTTATCAGATGATACCAATATCCATAGCTCACCAGCTCGACTACCCACTCCTATTCTGACAAGGACAACCGGATCTGACACCAGAAATCATTCTAGCTTACCATATTTCAGAGAAAAATGA
- the LOC138324207 gene encoding uncharacterized protein DDB_G0286175-like has translation MDTVVVCECWTIQVDNLSKQQCLRPSTTTSTPTTEPNVIYNNQHQSSHTITQQLTSIFNQLQQQYNALLHLQQQLQQTVPTSFIHNNSKTTEPTSYNKPSPSTVPTVIYLTTTPTTEPTSSTTTTPTTEPTSSTTTTPTNRAYVIYNKNYAYNKHGLDFERLQQSPTTDAYLHLYNNNSKNTEPTVIYNNQHPTTEYLSSYNQTTTTPTTAEPTFNLQQLKSNTDI, from the coding sequence ATGGATACAGTTGTAGTGTGTGAATGTTGGACTATACAGGTAGACAATTTGTCGAAACAACAGTGCCTACGACCATCTACAACAACATCAACTCCAACAACAGAGCCTAACGTCATCTACAACAACCAACATCAGAGCTCTCATACTATAACACAACAACTTACATCAATCTTCAATCAACTCCAACAACAGTACAATGCCCTACTACATCTACAACAACAACTCCAACAAACAGTACCTACGTCATTTATTCACAACAACTCCAAAACAACAGAGCCTACGTCATACAACAAACCATCTCCTTCAACAGTGCCTACGGTCATCTACCTAACAACAACTCCAACAACAGAGCCTACGTCATCTACAACAACAACTCCAACAACAGAGCCTACGTCATCTACAACAACAACTCCAACGAACAGAGCCTACGTCATCTACAACAAGAACTACGCCTACAACAAACACGGCCTCGACTTCGAACGTCTACAACAATCTCCTACAACAGATGCCTATCTTCATCTATACAACAACAACTCCAAAAACACCGAGCCTACCGTCATCTACAACAACCAACATCCAACAACAGAGTACCTATCTTCTTACAATCAAACAACAACAACTCCAACAACAGCAGAGCCTACCTTCAATCTACAACAACTCAAATCCAATACAGACATCTAG